One genomic region from bacterium encodes:
- a CDS encoding STAS domain-containing protein, giving the protein MSDQTPTSLSGGLRLSVAPSAAQKDVFVVRVDGTVDTLTADELDNVIGTLVRQKRTRLVIDLAGAQYISSAGWGIFISRLREAREGGGDLKLARMTAPVRDVYNLLELEGVLLHFDGLDAAEAHFQGGNGHGRAAVARPVPASAAPSAPAAPAAPAPQTVIDALRQLILEDPFYSIGELRARLAETGSFRAGRWAIFRALWSAGLALRRQRFRYYRRQMHGSRAFR; this is encoded by the coding sequence ATGAGCGATCAGACTCCCACATCCCTCTCCGGCGGACTGCGGCTGTCGGTGGCCCCCAGTGCGGCGCAAAAAGATGTCTTTGTCGTGCGTGTCGACGGCACGGTTGACACGCTGACCGCCGATGAACTGGACAATGTGATCGGCACCCTGGTGCGGCAGAAGCGCACCCGTCTGGTTATCGATCTGGCCGGGGCGCAGTACATTTCCTCGGCCGGTTGGGGGATTTTCATCTCGCGCCTGCGCGAAGCCCGCGAGGGCGGCGGCGATCTGAAACTCGCGCGCATGACCGCGCCGGTGCGCGATGTCTACAATCTGCTCGAACTGGAGGGCGTGCTGTTGCACTTCGACGGGCTCGATGCCGCCGAGGCGCATTTCCAGGGCGGCAACGGCCACGGCCGCGCCGCCGTGGCGCGTCCGGTTCCCGCGTCGGCAGCGCCTTCCGCGCCCGCGGCCCCCGCGGCGCCCGCCCCGCAGACAGTCATCGATGCCTTGCGCCAGTTGATCCTCGAAGACCCCTTCTATTCCATCGGCGAACTGCGCGCCCGCCTGGCGGAAACCGGATCGTTTCGCGCCGGACGTTGGGCGATCTTTCGCGCCCTCTGGTCAGCCGGGTTGGCGTTGCGGCGCCAACGAT